From Salvia splendens isolate huo1 chromosome 16, SspV2, whole genome shotgun sequence, a single genomic window includes:
- the LOC121772024 gene encoding uncharacterized protein LOC121772024, whose product MNEYGGAELYQIGAARSSSPTISVPIHPPPSSAVGVGANGGLNYIVHTVSKYDTLAGVAIKYGVEVGDIKRLNGLVTDLQMFALKTIQIPHPGRHPPSPVSSNGHKTPPRPCSTQQTLSSYGHSDLFDSFSSLKLKSKSSSETKVSLSMSRMQYYGLRSADIKGAGEGCEMAMYKKGGAHYLEDGPLLKSSISSPPLSHYRKSKSAADCLDSENGSLIDQDFLQGPESNGSAELIDKLVKRRQKSEADFTSRSTEKLLKEENSNGTAVSAITGKGLALRPKSSGRTVSLGADGEAGGFKPIPIGLGDAFLNDDVNGVKKSSSVSSLQDSDNSALSSIWPTSKWSLKQDFQALSAAAMTSPIFDGLPKPSNWRSKAAVD is encoded by the exons ATGAACGAATATGGAGGAGCCGAATTATACCAAATCGGAGCGGCCCGATCGTCGTCGCCGACGATTTCAGTGCCGATTCATCCTCCGCCGTCTTCCGCCGTTGGCGTCGGGGCTAATGGTGGTTTAAATTACATAGTCCACACCGTGTCCAAGTACGACACACTCGCCGGCGTCGCCATCAAATACGGTGTCGAG GTTGGTGATATAAAAAGGCTAAATGGATTGGTGACAGATCTTCAAATGTTTGCCCTTAAGACAATTCAAATTCCGCATCCCGGGAGGCACCCCCCTTCACCCGTCTCGTCTAATGGTCACAAGACTCCTCCACG GCCATGTAGTACTCAGCAGACATTATCAAGTTATGGACACTCTGAtttatttgattcattttcatcATTGAAATTGAAATCGAAATCTTCTTCAGAAACGAAAGTGTCTCTGTCCATGAGCAGGATGCAATATTATGGTCTTAGATCAGCAGACATAAAAGGTGCTGGAGAAGGCTGTGAAATGGCAATGTACAAAAAAGGGGGAGCTCATTATCTTGAGGATGGGCCACTTCTCAAATCATCCATCTCCAGCCCACCACTTAGCCATTATAGAAAGTCAAAAAGTGCAGCTGATTGTTTAGATTCAGAAAATGGCAGCCTCATTGATCAGGACTTTTTACAAGGACCTGAAAGTAATGGCTCTGCTGAATTGATTGACAAATTGGTAAAACGCCGCCAAAAATCTGAGGCTGATTTTACTTCCCGCTCTACTGAAAAGCTTCTGAAGGAGGAAAACAGCAATGGTACTGCAGTTTCAGCTATTACAGGCAAAGGCCTGGCTCTCAGGCCCAAGTCATCTGGTCGTACTGTGTCACTAGGAGCTGATGGTGAAGCAGGAGGGTTCAAACCAATTCCTATAGGGTTGGGGGATGCCTTTCTAAATGATGATGTTAATGGGGTAAAGAAGTCATCAAGTGTATCCAGTTTGCAGGATTCAGACAACAGTGCCTTGTCATCCATATGGCCGACGTCAAAGTGGAGTTTAAAGCAAGATTTTCAGGCTCTTTCTGCTGCAGCCATGACTAGTCCAATCTTCGATGGCCTCCCTAAGCCTTCAAACTGGAGAAGCAAAGCAGCGGTCGATTAG
- the LOC121772293 gene encoding nucleolin 1-like has translation MDLASLEKGKRAAEDAIEAELVSAKKQKVAENVAEITTDTIEIQKKVDTSSLADDCCSKPEHCIEGKVSGVDLHIVSVLEEKINFLEEDTVAAEEGHIAAAVEIDEPNYDVDSCFRGETNLSEDVPAAISLSENDPTAPQKKREESSKDFVVSYEDAASLNGDVTTGNLSSLPPSTVESLVSVEEKDDSRIYEFDSAHETDNDDNVDTAQEEDITNEELELDDETSSSDDDLQTPTTPTEQTSGGKTLYVGNLSFSVEQEDVENFFKDAGEVVQIRFAMNFDETFKGYGYVEFASAEAAEKALCELNGKELLRRRVRLDFLKERGSFTRYNGCQGTESFPKEGNAQGRTVFVRGFSKSKCQPEIMKSLEEHFSSCGEVSKVSVPKDQDGCARGIAYIEFKERDAFIRALALHGSEFKEGIMSVIEARPRGDSHNSVGSSRCCESERIGGRHGWNNFGGRSGLQDFRGRSGIRETGAWSGAGFGGQLNGRGASSHSSGRGVWEHSNGRHATRGSNGRGPSCESSVGGVWGDSNGRGAWGNSRVFNGRGAPCNTGGRRRDWVVFNGRGWGNSSGRGGWGNSSGGGAWADSSAMGASHNSSGRGAWRDSSDRGVWSNSSPIGASRNSSGGGAWGNSSDRGVWGNSNATGASRSSSERGAWGDSCGRGVWGNSTARGALRGSSGRGSWWGGSSDRGASPGSSGRGSWWGGSSDRGASPGSSGRGSWWGGSSDRGASCGSSGRGFWGGSSERGASRSSSGRGLWDGSSDRGASRGSSGRGVWGNSSGRSGGWSNSRGRGDWGASSGRSGGWSNSRGRGVWPESSGRGILGSYTGGKEVGGSGVCIGGGGGGQETLTDPSIASPEAPIGNNTSLNNEGEVGDQMIN, from the exons atggatttagcTTCTCTGGAAAAAG GGAAGAGAGCAGCGGAGGATGCCATTGAGGCGGAATTGGTGAGTGCTAAGAAGCAGAAGGTAGCGGAAAATGTGGCTGAGATCACGACTGATACCATAGAAATTCAAAAGAAAGTCGATACCTCCTCCCTGGCAGATGATTGTTGTTCCAAGCCCGAGCACTGCATCGAG GGTAAAGTATCTGGAGTGGATTTGCACATAGTTTCAGTGTTAgaagaaaaaattaattttttggaGGAAGACACTGTCGCAGCTGAGGAGGGGCATATAGCTGCTGCCGTTGAGATAGATGAACCAAATTATGATGTTGACTCTTGCTTTCGGGGTGAAACCAATTTGTCTGAGGATGTCCCTGCAGCTATATCGTTGAGTGAGAATGACCCCACAGCTCCCCAAAAGAAGAGGGAAGAATCAAGTAAGGATTTTGTCGTTTCCTACGAAGATGCAGCCTCTCTGAATGGGGATGTTACCACAGGCAACTTATCTTCTCTACCACCGAGTACAGTGGAATCACTGGTTTCTGTTGAGGAGAAAGATGATTCGAGGATTTATGAATTTGACTCTGCTCATGAGACTGACAATGATGATAATGTTGATACAGCTCAGGAGGAAGATATAACTAATGAGGAACTGGAATTAGATGATGAAACCAGCAGCTCAGACGATGAT CTCCAGACCCCGACCACTCCCACAGAGCAGACAAGTGGCGGAAAAACTTTGTATGTTGGGAATCTATCCTTCTCCGTTGAGCAAGAGGACGT TGAGAATTTCTTCAAAGATGCTGGAGAAGTTGTTCAAATTCGCTTTGCCATGAACTTTGATGAAACATTTAAAGGCTATGGTTATGTTGAATTTGCTTCTGCAGAAGCAGCAGAAAAG GCCCTTTGCGAATTGAATGGGAAAGAGTTGTTGCGACGTCGTGTAAGACTTGATTTTTTGAAGGAAAGAGGATCGTTTACCCGGTACAATGG TTGCCAAGGAACAGAGTCTTTTCCGAAGGAAGGAAATGCTCAGGGGCGAACAGTATTTGTCCGTGgatttagtaaatctaaatgtCAACCTGAG ATCATGAAATCTCTGGAAGAGCATTTCAGTTCTTGTGGTGAGGTTTCAAAAGTTTCTGTTCCAAAAGATCAAGATGGTTGTGCTAGAGG CATTGCATATATTGAGTTCAAGGAAAGGGATGCTTTTATCCGAGCATTGGCATTACATGGATCTGAATTTAAAGAGGGCATCATGTCTGTGATAGAGGCAAGGCCTAGAGGTGATAGTCATAATAGTGTTGGCAGTAGCAGATGCTGTGAGAGTGAGAGGATTGGTGGGAGACATGGTTGGAACAACTTTGGCGGAAGAAGTGGTTTGCAGGACTTCAGAGGAAGAAGTGGCATTCGTGAGACTGGTGCTTGGTCTGGAGCTGGTTTTGGGGGGCAGTTGAATGGAAGAGGTGCTTCAAGCCACTCTAGTGGAAGAGGTGTTTGGGAGCACTCCAATGGAAGACATGCTACTCGCGGCTCCAACGGAAGAGGTCCTTCATGCGAGTCCAGTGTCGGGGGTGTTTGGGGAGATTCCAATGGAAGAGGTGCTTGGGGGAACTCCCGAGTCTTCAATGGAAGAGGTGCTCCGTGCAACACCGGTGGAAGAAGACGTGATTGGGTGGTCTTCAATGGAAGAGGTTGGGGGAACTCCAGTGGAAGAGGGGGTTGGGGGAATTCCAGTGGAGGAGGTGCTTGGGCAGACTCCAGTGCCATGGGTGCTTCACACAACTCCAGTGGAAGAGGTGCTTGGCGAGACTCCAGCGATAGAGGTGTTTGGAGCAACTCCAGTCCGATAGGTGCTTCGCGCAACTCTAGTGGAGGAGGTGCTTGGGGGAACTCTAGTGATAGAGGTGTTTGGGGCAACTCCAATGCCACAGGTGCTTCACGCAGCTCCAGTGAAAGAGGTGCTTGGGGCGATTCCTGTGGAAGAGGTGTTTGGGGCAACTCTACTGCAAGAGGTGCGTTGCGCGGCTCCAGTGGAAGAGGTTCGTGGTGGGGAGGCTCCAGTGATAGAGGTGCTTCGCCCGGCTCCAGTGGAAGAGGTTCGTGGTGGGGAGGCTCCAGTGATAGAGGTGCTTCGCCCGGCTCCAGTGGAAGAGGTTCGTGGTGGGGAGGGTCCAGTGATAGAGGTGCTTCATGTGGCTCCAGTGGAAGAGGTTTTTGGGGGGGCTCCAGTGAAAGAGGTGCTTCGCGCAGCTCCAGTGGAAGAGGTTTGTGGGACGGCTCCAGTGACAGAGGTGCTTCTCGTGGCTCCAGTGGAAGAGGTGTTTGGGGTAATTCCAGTGGAAGAAGTGGTGGTTGGAGCAACTCCAGAGGAAGAGGTGATTGGGGGGCCTCCAGTGGAAGAAGTGGTGGTTGGAGCAACTCCAGGGGAAGAGGTGTTTGGCCGGAATCAAGTGGAAGAGGTATTCTGGGAAGCTATACTGGAGGTAAAGAGGTTGGTGGAAGTGGTGTTTGCATTGGAGGTGGTGGCGGGGGACAAGAAACTCTAACCGATCCAAGTATTGCTTCACCTGAAGCTCCTATAG GAAATAATACGTCACTCAACAACGAAGGCGAGGTTGGGGATCAGATGATAAACTAG